In Gammaproteobacteria bacterium, one genomic interval encodes:
- a CDS encoding GMC family oxidoreductase, with product MSDIEADAVVVGSGFAGALLADRLAAQGVRTAILEAGPRVNRARAFETFLGAVVKTPESPYERSPEADFPMSEDPDHWYRQSGPDPFKSTYLKAVGGTSWHWLGTCVRFLPSDFRLQSRFGRGVDWPIGYDEIEPFYVVAERELGVAGDSADDLGSPRSGPFPMPPIPASWLDGVCERALADTPWRVRPTPQARNSEVHQGRPACCGSASCIPICPVAAKYDATVHLRRAEAQGAALHEQTTATFVETGDDMRVTAIRFARPDGSRGVARGRVYVLAANAVETPRLLLHSRSERTPDGVANASDQVGRNLMDHPIQLSWALAEGLVWPYRGPLSTSAIENTRDGSFRRERSALRIEIGNDGWTWPTGGAPALAGQFARRGMRGKPLRAAVADHAAREVRLAALTEQLPEPDNRVMLDERERDPFGVPLPQMRYRVGAYARAGLAEARRIHDRIFARLNASETHHSDTWQGAGHILGTARMGDDPRRSVVDRDLRCHDHPNLFLVGGGAFPTGSTANPTLTIAALALRAAGAVTATLSA from the coding sequence GTGAGTGATATCGAGGCCGATGCGGTTGTCGTGGGTTCCGGATTCGCCGGGGCGCTGCTCGCCGACCGACTGGCCGCCCAGGGCGTCCGCACCGCCATCCTGGAAGCCGGCCCCCGCGTGAATCGGGCGCGCGCCTTCGAGACTTTTCTCGGCGCGGTGGTCAAAACGCCGGAGAGTCCCTACGAACGCTCGCCGGAGGCCGACTTTCCGATGAGCGAGGACCCCGATCACTGGTATCGCCAATCGGGGCCGGACCCGTTCAAGAGCACCTATCTGAAAGCGGTGGGTGGCACCTCATGGCATTGGCTGGGCACCTGCGTGCGCTTCCTGCCCAGTGATTTCCGGCTGCAAAGCCGCTTCGGACGCGGCGTGGACTGGCCCATCGGCTACGACGAAATCGAGCCGTTCTACGTTGTGGCCGAGCGCGAACTCGGCGTGGCGGGCGATTCGGCCGACGACCTGGGCTCGCCGCGCTCCGGTCCGTTCCCGATGCCGCCCATCCCGGCCAGCTGGCTGGACGGCGTGTGCGAGCGCGCGCTGGCCGACACGCCCTGGCGCGTGCGGCCCACGCCGCAGGCGCGTAACTCCGAAGTACACCAGGGCCGCCCGGCGTGCTGCGGCAGCGCCAGCTGCATCCCCATCTGTCCGGTGGCCGCCAAGTACGACGCGACGGTTCACCTGCGCCGGGCCGAGGCGCAGGGCGCCGCGCTGCATGAGCAGACCACCGCCACCTTCGTGGAGACCGGCGACGACATGCGGGTAACGGCGATCCGCTTCGCCCGCCCGGACGGAAGCCGCGGCGTGGCGCGTGGACGGGTTTACGTGCTCGCGGCCAATGCCGTGGAAACCCCGCGCCTGCTGCTTCACTCCCGCTCGGAACGCACGCCCGACGGCGTGGCCAACGCCTCGGACCAGGTGGGCCGCAACCTGATGGATCATCCCATTCAGTTGAGCTGGGCGCTCGCGGAGGGGCTCGTATGGCCGTATCGCGGGCCGCTCTCGACTTCGGCCATCGAGAACACCCGCGACGGGTCGTTCCGGCGCGAGCGGTCGGCGCTGCGAATCGAGATCGGCAACGACGGCTGGACCTGGCCCACCGGCGGCGCCCCTGCGCTTGCCGGGCAGTTCGCGCGGCGCGGAATGCGGGGCAAGCCTTTACGGGCGGCCGTCGCCGATCACGCCGCCCGCGAAGTGCGGCTGGCGGCGCTGACCGAACAGCTTCCGGAACCGGACAACCGCGTAATGCTCGACGAGCGCGAGCGCGACCCCTTCGGCGTTCCCCTGCCGCAAATGCGCTACCGCGTGGGCGCCTATGCGCGCGCCGGCCTGGCCGAGGCGCGTCGGATTCACGATCGGATTTTCGCCCGCCTGAACGCATCCGAAACGCACCACAGCGACACCTGGCAGGGTGCGGGCCACATCCTCGGCACTGCCCGCATGGGCGACGACCCCCGGCGCTCGGTGGTTGATCGCGACCTGCGCTGCCACGACCATCCGAACCTTTTTCTGGTGGGCGGAGGAGCGTTTCCCACCGGCTCCACCGCCAACCCCACGCTCACCATCGCGGCGCTGGCGCTGCGCGCCGCCGGCGCGGTAACGGCCACGCTTTCGGCATGA
- a CDS encoding amidohydrolase codes for MRILVSGAALLALCASMASAEISVSQAEQDYMEELYLHFHRNPELSLYEFETAARMAEEFAAAGYEVTSEVGGTGVVGVLRNGEGPTVMIRGDMDGLPVKELNRVPYASTVTTLDEQGRTVPVMHACGHDIHITNLIGVARKLVSMRDSWSGTVVLVAQPAEERGLGARAMIEDGLFKRFPRPDYNLGLHVTANLPAGQAGYKPEFAMANVDSVDIIVHGTGGHGAAPHLTHDPIVLSAYIVTALQTLVARNLNPIDQGVVTVGSIHGGTKHNIISDRVDLQLTVRSYTDENRALLLEGIARIARSQALAMGLPEDRLPEVIVKNEYTPALFNDPDLSNRLAGVLRAELGDANVELSKPVMGGEDFARFGRTEERIPGFYFWLGAADPEQYARAEARGLKLPATHSPFFLPSYERTLETGVRVMTAAALELLAKT; via the coding sequence ATGCGGATTCTTGTCAGCGGTGCAGCCTTGCTGGCGTTGTGCGCCTCCATGGCCAGCGCCGAAATCAGCGTCAGCCAAGCCGAACAGGACTACATGGAAGAGCTGTACCTGCACTTCCACCGCAACCCGGAGTTGTCGCTCTACGAGTTTGAAACCGCGGCCCGCATGGCCGAGGAATTCGCAGCCGCGGGTTACGAGGTCACGTCGGAGGTTGGCGGCACAGGCGTGGTGGGCGTGTTGCGCAACGGCGAAGGTCCCACCGTCATGATCCGCGGCGACATGGACGGACTGCCGGTCAAGGAACTGAACCGCGTGCCCTACGCCAGCACGGTCACGACCCTCGACGAGCAGGGCCGTACGGTTCCGGTCATGCATGCCTGCGGACACGACATTCACATCACGAACCTGATCGGCGTGGCCCGCAAGCTGGTATCGATGCGCGACAGCTGGAGCGGCACGGTGGTGCTGGTGGCACAGCCGGCCGAAGAGCGTGGCCTCGGTGCCCGGGCCATGATCGAGGACGGGCTGTTCAAGCGCTTTCCGCGTCCGGACTACAACCTCGGTCTGCACGTCACCGCCAACCTGCCTGCCGGGCAGGCCGGTTACAAGCCGGAATTCGCGATGGCCAACGTCGATTCGGTGGACATCATCGTGCACGGCACCGGCGGGCACGGCGCCGCGCCGCACCTGACCCACGACCCCATCGTGCTGTCCGCCTACATCGTTACCGCGCTGCAGACGCTGGTGGCGCGCAACCTCAACCCGATCGACCAGGGCGTGGTTACCGTGGGATCCATACACGGCGGCACCAAGCACAACATCATCTCCGACCGTGTGGACCTGCAGCTGACCGTACGTTCGTACACCGACGAGAACCGCGCGTTGCTGCTCGAGGGCATCGCCCGCATCGCCAGGTCGCAGGCCCTGGCGATGGGCCTGCCGGAAGACCGGCTGCCCGAAGTGATCGTCAAGAACGAATACACGCCCGCGCTCTTCAACGATCCGGATCTGTCCAACCGCCTGGCCGGCGTGTTGCGCGCGGAACTGGGGGACGCGAACGTGGAGCTCAGCAAGCCGGTCATGGGAGGCGAGGACTTCGCCCGATTCGGCCGCACGGAGGAGCGTATCCCCGGCTTCTATTTCTGGCTGGGCGCCGCGGATCCGGAGCAATATGCCCGCGCGGAGGCCCGGGGCCTCAAACTGCCGGCCACGCACTCGCCGTTCTTTCTGCCTTCCTACGAAAGGACCCTTGAGACCGGTGTCCGCGTAATGACCGCCGCCGCCCTGGAGCTGCTCGCCAAAACCTGA
- a CDS encoding nucleotidyltransferase family protein: MEWCEALVYRRTGHSGHRGLCAVVLAAGASRRYGSPKQLARYRGEALVARSVRLAYEAGAGTVCVVLGYRSEAIRRVLQQGRVPVGDTNTVRNPRWRDGMGRSLACGVRTLDPRARAVLVCLADQPLLEAADLAVLVRAWRGSPQCIVASCYAGKPGVPAIFPRSHFAALKALSGDRGARLLLASSNNVFSVPMPRAAVDIDDPQELRNLPS; encoded by the coding sequence CTGGAGTGGTGCGAGGCGCTTGTGTATAGACGTACGGGGCACAGCGGCCACCGGGGGCTGTGCGCCGTCGTTCTCGCCGCGGGTGCGTCCCGCCGATATGGTTCGCCGAAGCAATTGGCGAGGTACCGGGGCGAGGCCCTGGTGGCGCGCAGCGTACGCCTGGCGTACGAGGCTGGCGCCGGGACCGTTTGCGTGGTGCTGGGCTATCGCTCCGAAGCGATCCGCCGCGTGCTGCAGCAAGGCCGCGTGCCCGTAGGCGACACGAATACCGTGAGGAATCCACGCTGGCGCGACGGGATGGGGCGCTCGCTGGCCTGCGGAGTGCGTACGCTTGATCCGCGCGCGCGCGCCGTGCTCGTATGCCTGGCCGATCAGCCGTTGCTGGAGGCCGCGGACCTTGCGGTGCTTGTGCGGGCCTGGCGCGGCAGTCCGCAGTGCATTGTGGCATCGTGCTACGCCGGGAAACCCGGCGTTCCCGCCATCTTTCCGCGCTCGCACTTCGCCGCGCTGAAAGCGCTGTCCGGTGACCGGGGAGCCCGGTTGCTGTTGGCGTCTTCGAACAATGTGTTCAGCGTGCCAATGCCTCGCGCCGCTGTGGACATCGATGACCCTCAGGAACTGCGGAATCTTCCGTCTTGA
- a CDS encoding GNAT family N-acetyltransferase, producing the protein MTTPSARSPGMKPRGSPRTCSFRIPPRASRDAEGCGPAAEFREPGRAPVPVTTMPPTLSETPTLTPEKLRFEWVDYRPEYALELVKMWRRSFQRAMGLAEQDNFGELNGQIDLLAAIDPARIHVAMDPGSSTVLGFMVLSGTRLDHLYVHVECQRLGLGTALLNLAKRKSPAGLELFSFQRNEVAQGFYIRRGFKEVERGFASFDDNPWATDREQLADIKFRWEPRAKRK; encoded by the coding sequence ATGACAACGCCGTCCGCACGGTCGCCTGGAATGAAGCCACGAGGCAGCCCGAGGACCTGCAGTTTCAGGATCCCGCCGCGCGCATCCCGAGACGCCGAGGGATGCGGGCCCGCGGCTGAGTTTCGAGAGCCGGGTCGGGCTCCTGTTCCAGTAACAACTATGCCTCCAACCCTCTCGGAAACGCCGACGCTTACTCCGGAAAAGTTGCGGTTCGAATGGGTCGATTACCGACCGGAGTACGCACTGGAGCTCGTCAAGATGTGGCGGCGATCGTTCCAGCGCGCCATGGGGTTGGCAGAACAGGACAACTTCGGAGAACTGAACGGACAGATTGACCTCCTGGCAGCCATCGACCCTGCCCGTATCCATGTCGCCATGGACCCCGGATCGAGCACGGTCCTCGGCTTCATGGTTCTGTCCGGAACCCGGCTGGACCACCTCTACGTTCACGTCGAATGCCAGAGGCTGGGGCTCGGCACAGCCCTGTTGAACCTGGCCAAGCGGAAATCTCCGGCGGGGCTCGAGCTGTTCAGCTTCCAGAGGAACGAGGTCGCACAGGGTTTCTACATACGCAGGGGATTCAAGGAGGTCGAGCGCGGCTTCGCCAGCTTCGACGACAATCCCTGGGCGACGGACAGGGAACAGCTCGCGGACATCAAGTTCAGATGGGAGCCCCGCGCGAAAAGGAAGTAA
- a CDS encoding serine/threonine protein phosphatase, producing the protein MTQSDRRKFIQRAASMAAVGTLPLTYVRLGRSEQSAGFSFAFISDSHIQHIRGTEFVRNWDRGLIRAVAEANLLNPKPDFVIYGGDLAQLGTMPELDHGAELLSALKYDIYPILGEHDYYLDLGEYWSDLFKRPHYYSFDHKGVHFVLLNSIVTHDEWTFDRWQTAEQRMNEMAGLDNPNGSPFMVGDKQREWLKNDLAGVDKDTPIVVISHSPLQKIYKGWNFWTDDAEQVQAILAPFDKVTVLYGHVHQIQYNQVGNIAFTSAMATAWPWPYPGSYAHAEHYLPVLTVPMNRAEPLFERDATGWQLVDVHTGRATVHYNLHDNAVRTVAWNEATRQPEDLQFQDPAARIPRRRGMRARG; encoded by the coding sequence ATGACTCAGAGCGACAGACGCAAGTTCATCCAGCGGGCGGCCAGCATGGCGGCGGTCGGCACACTGCCGCTCACTTACGTGAGGCTGGGTCGCAGCGAGCAATCCGCGGGATTCAGCTTCGCCTTCATTTCCGACTCGCATATCCAGCACATCCGCGGGACCGAGTTTGTGCGCAACTGGGACCGCGGGCTGATCCGCGCGGTGGCGGAAGCCAACCTACTGAATCCGAAACCGGACTTCGTGATCTACGGCGGCGACCTGGCGCAGCTCGGGACGATGCCGGAACTGGATCACGGCGCGGAACTGCTCTCGGCGCTGAAGTACGACATCTATCCCATCCTGGGCGAGCACGACTACTACCTCGATCTCGGCGAGTACTGGTCGGACCTTTTCAAGCGCCCCCACTACTACAGCTTCGACCACAAGGGCGTGCATTTCGTGCTGCTCAACTCCATCGTGACGCACGATGAGTGGACGTTCGATCGCTGGCAGACGGCGGAGCAGCGGATGAACGAGATGGCCGGGCTGGACAACCCCAACGGCTCGCCGTTCATGGTGGGCGACAAGCAGCGGGAATGGCTGAAGAACGACCTGGCCGGCGTGGACAAGGACACGCCCATCGTGGTGATTTCCCATTCGCCGCTGCAGAAGATCTACAAGGGCTGGAATTTCTGGACCGACGACGCCGAGCAGGTGCAGGCCATACTCGCTCCGTTCGACAAGGTGACCGTGCTGTACGGCCATGTTCACCAGATCCAGTACAACCAGGTCGGCAACATCGCCTTCACTTCGGCCATGGCTACCGCCTGGCCCTGGCCGTATCCCGGCAGCTACGCGCACGCGGAGCACTACCTGCCGGTGCTTACCGTGCCGATGAACCGCGCCGAACCGCTCTTCGAGCGCGACGCCACCGGCTGGCAGTTGGTGGACGTGCATACGGGCCGCGCCACCGTGCATTACAACCTTCATGACAACGCCGTCCGCACGGTCGCCTGGAATGAAGCCACGAGGCAGCCCGAGGACCTGCAGTTTCAGGATCCCGCCGCGCGCATCCCGAGACGCCGAGGGATGCGGGCCCGCGGCTGA
- a CDS encoding radical SAM protein — protein sequence MMPQANEPRGYIQPGALRELWFHTGTACNLACPFCLEGSGPGDNRLQRITLADAKPLLDEAASLGVRQYSFTGGEPFIVKDFIRILRYASDLGPCLVLTNGTDPMIRRLGEIESLVARPYPVSFRISIDYADAARHDAARGRGNFAKSWQSLAALHARGFAVSLARQSDAGEDGAEVDAAFRALFVEHGLPADTRIVSFPDFLPPGSNPTVQRITEHCMTTHHDEESRRSFMCYFSKMVVKKQGRMRVYACTLVDDDESFDLGGSLAESLGKRVMLRHHRCYSCFAYGSSCSELA from the coding sequence ATGATGCCTCAGGCGAACGAACCGCGCGGCTACATTCAGCCCGGCGCCCTGCGCGAGCTTTGGTTTCATACCGGGACGGCCTGCAATCTCGCCTGCCCGTTCTGCCTGGAAGGCTCGGGGCCAGGCGACAATCGTCTTCAGCGAATCACGCTGGCGGACGCGAAGCCGCTGCTCGACGAGGCCGCTTCGCTGGGCGTTCGGCAATACTCGTTTACCGGCGGCGAGCCCTTCATCGTCAAGGACTTCATCCGGATTCTGCGTTACGCCTCGGACCTGGGGCCGTGCCTGGTGCTGACCAACGGCACCGATCCGATGATCCGGCGCCTGGGCGAGATCGAGTCTCTGGTCGCCCGGCCCTATCCGGTCAGCTTCCGGATCAGCATCGACTATGCGGACGCGGCGCGGCACGACGCGGCGCGCGGCAGAGGGAACTTCGCGAAATCCTGGCAAAGCCTTGCGGCCCTGCACGCGCGAGGTTTTGCGGTGTCGCTGGCCCGGCAGTCCGATGCCGGCGAGGACGGCGCGGAGGTGGACGCGGCGTTTCGCGCGCTGTTCGTCGAGCACGGCCTGCCCGCGGACACGCGAATCGTGTCTTTTCCGGATTTCCTGCCGCCCGGATCGAACCCCACAGTGCAGCGGATCACGGAACACTGCATGACCACGCATCACGACGAGGAGTCCCGCCGCTCGTTCATGTGCTACTTCTCGAAAATGGTGGTCAAGAAACAGGGACGCATGCGCGTCTACGCCTGCACGCTGGTGGACGACGACGAATCCTTCGACCTCGGCGGCAGCCTCGCGGAAAGTCTCGGCAAGCGCGTCATGCTCCGCCACCACCGCTGCTACAGCTGCTTCGCCTACGGCTCGTCGTGCAGCGAACTGGCATGA
- a CDS encoding FAD-dependent oxidoreductase has translation MRDGKHMGYPGDDHDRRWRERVFPGNYRNPEPRRKYHLAVIGAGPAGLVAAIAAAGLGARVALVERKAMGGDCLNVGCVPSKSLLEFTRRNPNAGFDEAFAWLRQVRSEIAAHDSVERYVRSGVDVFLGSARFAGRNSVEVDGQRLAARRFLIATGARAELPRIPGLQECDALTNDSFFDLVDRPGRLAILGAGPVGCELAQGMARLGVEVHLFEMAGRVLPGAVAPASDAVAAALESDGVRLHLDSKVTRISSQGGRPTVHAPGASVTADRLLVAAGRRANLEGLHLGAAGVEVRDGRIAVDDKLRTTNRRIYAAGDVCSALPFTHNADAQARIVVRNALFAPTASARGLVVPQCTYTDPEVAQVGRTQAQLAEEGIAFDRYRLNFGELDRARTAGEGDGFVELLTAGGSDRILGATIVGHDAGEQIAPLCMALANGLGLGAVGKAVLPYPTRAEYLRRLADQYARTRLTPRAAGLLKSWFR, from the coding sequence ATGCGAGACGGCAAGCACATGGGCTACCCGGGCGACGACCATGACCGCCGCTGGCGGGAACGGGTTTTTCCCGGGAACTACCGCAATCCGGAGCCCCGCCGGAAGTATCACCTGGCCGTGATCGGCGCCGGGCCCGCCGGTCTGGTCGCCGCGATCGCGGCGGCAGGCCTGGGCGCCCGTGTCGCGTTGGTGGAAAGGAAGGCGATGGGTGGAGATTGTCTGAACGTCGGATGCGTACCTTCCAAATCTCTTCTTGAATTTACGCGGCGCAATCCGAACGCCGGCTTCGATGAAGCTTTCGCCTGGCTCCGGCAGGTCCGCTCGGAGATCGCGGCGCATGATTCGGTGGAACGCTATGTTCGAAGCGGCGTGGACGTTTTCCTGGGATCGGCCCGGTTCGCCGGCCGCAACAGCGTTGAAGTGGACGGTCAGCGCCTGGCCGCGCGGCGCTTCCTGATCGCGACCGGCGCACGGGCCGAACTACCGCGGATTCCGGGACTGCAGGAGTGCGATGCGCTCACCAACGACTCGTTCTTCGACCTGGTCGACCGCCCCGGGCGCCTGGCGATTCTCGGCGCCGGCCCCGTGGGTTGCGAACTCGCTCAGGGAATGGCCCGGCTCGGTGTCGAGGTGCACCTCTTCGAGATGGCCGGGCGTGTGCTGCCCGGTGCGGTTGCTCCGGCCAGCGACGCGGTGGCGGCCGCGCTCGAGTCCGACGGGGTGAGGCTGCACCTGGACTCGAAGGTGACCCGGATCAGTTCGCAGGGCGGCCGTCCGACGGTTCATGCCCCCGGCGCTTCGGTCACGGCCGACCGCCTGCTTGTCGCGGCGGGGCGCCGCGCCAACTTGGAGGGTTTGCACCTCGGCGCCGCGGGCGTCGAGGTGCGCGACGGACGGATCGCCGTGGACGACAAGCTGCGCACGACGAACAGGAGAATCTACGCGGCCGGCGATGTCTGCTCCGCACTGCCGTTCACGCACAACGCCGACGCCCAGGCGCGCATCGTCGTGCGCAACGCGCTGTTCGCGCCGACCGCCAGCGCGCGGGGGCTGGTGGTTCCGCAGTGCACCTACACGGACCCGGAAGTGGCCCAGGTCGGACGAACGCAAGCGCAGCTTGCCGAGGAAGGCATCGCCTTCGACCGCTACCGCCTGAATTTCGGGGAGCTTGACCGGGCCAGGACCGCGGGCGAAGGCGACGGCTTCGTCGAGTTGTTGACCGCCGGGGGGAGCGACAGGATCCTGGGAGCTACCATCGTCGGACATGACGCCGGAGAACAGATCGCGCCGCTATGCATGGCCTTGGCCAACGGCCTGGGCCTTGGCGCCGTGGGCAAGGCCGTGCTTCCCTATCCCACCCGCGCCGAATACCTGCGCCGGCTGGCCGACCAGTACGCGCGCACCCGGCTGACGCCCCGCGCGGCGGGCCTGTTGAAGTCCTGGTTTCGATGA
- the modA gene encoding molybdate ABC transporter substrate-binding protein — translation MCLPSRIKLVPVRRRSSIGVGHPTLSIRAARDRKIHLWETRFELAMLASMLFSGRGRNGTARLLGTAVRALAVGAVFCAGSVPAPAQPASSTLVFAAASTMVPLNDLAQSFERERGRPVRFSFAASSTLARQVMHGAGADLFLSANRQWLDRLERDGFLAAGSRRELTGNRLALIRPADGNANVILGRPATLLGALADFPLMLADPSHVPAGMYAREALEHLNLWEPLQGRLAFAANARAVTVRVARGEAPLGITYASELRAESGLEAAALLPAESHSPIRYELALIEPADNPSALAFYEYLLSGEAQQVFLKHGFTPGSDGKR, via the coding sequence ATGTGCTTGCCGTCTCGCATCAAGCTCGTTCCCGTCCGCCGGCGTAGTTCAATTGGTGTCGGCCATCCTACATTGAGTATCCGTGCCGCCCGGGACCGAAAGATTCACTTGTGGGAAACCCGGTTCGAATTGGCTATGCTGGCATCCATGCTTTTTTCGGGCAGGGGACGGAACGGGACGGCGCGGTTGTTGGGCACGGCCGTGCGGGCGCTTGCGGTCGGCGCGGTGTTCTGCGCGGGAAGCGTGCCGGCGCCCGCCCAGCCGGCGTCTTCGACCCTGGTATTCGCCGCCGCCAGCACGATGGTTCCGCTGAACGATCTCGCACAATCATTTGAGCGGGAACGGGGGCGGCCTGTCCGGTTCTCCTTCGCCGCCTCTTCAACGCTGGCCCGGCAGGTCATGCACGGCGCAGGCGCGGACCTGTTCCTTTCCGCCAACAGGCAATGGCTGGATCGTCTCGAGCGGGACGGTTTCCTGGCGGCGGGCTCGCGGCGCGAATTGACCGGCAATCGGCTTGCCCTGATCCGGCCTGCCGACGGGAACGCAAACGTGATCCTCGGCCGCCCCGCGACGCTGCTGGGTGCGCTTGCGGACTTTCCGCTGATGCTGGCCGATCCGTCACACGTACCGGCAGGCATGTACGCGCGCGAGGCCCTTGAGCACCTCAACCTGTGGGAACCTCTCCAGGGACGGCTGGCATTTGCCGCCAACGCGCGCGCCGTGACGGTGCGCGTGGCGCGCGGCGAGGCGCCGCTCGGCATCACCTACGCCAGCGAACTGCGCGCCGAGTCGGGCCTGGAAGCGGCTGCATTGCTCCCTGCGGAAAGCCATTCGCCGATCCGCTACGAACTGGCCCTGATTGAGCCGGCCGACAACCCCTCGGCGCTGGCCTTCTACGAATACCTGCTCAGCGGCGAAGCGCAGCAGGTTTTCCTGAAGCACGGATTCACACCCGGGAGCGACGGGAAGCGATGA
- the modB gene encoding molybdate ABC transporter permease subunit, producing the protein MTPVWEIAALSLKVSLWAVACSLPVGIACAWVLARCRFPGKILLDGLVHLPLVTPPVVVGYLLLIVLGRNGWLGQLFHDWFGITFTFTWKGAAVAAAVMAFPLMVRAIRLGIESVDRRLEEAARTLGATPARSLFTVTLPLAAPGLLTGALLAFARCLGEFGATITFVSNVPGQTRTLPLAIYTLLQAPEGETAAAWLAGVSLALAIVALAASELAARAVRKRLN; encoded by the coding sequence ATGACGCCCGTCTGGGAAATCGCGGCGCTGTCGCTCAAGGTTTCGCTTTGGGCGGTGGCCTGTTCGCTTCCGGTGGGGATCGCCTGCGCCTGGGTGCTGGCGCGCTGCCGTTTCCCGGGAAAGATCCTCCTCGACGGCCTCGTGCACCTGCCGCTGGTCACGCCACCGGTGGTGGTGGGCTATCTGCTGCTGATCGTGCTGGGACGAAACGGCTGGCTGGGGCAACTGTTCCACGACTGGTTCGGCATCACATTCACGTTTACCTGGAAGGGCGCGGCCGTGGCCGCGGCGGTCATGGCCTTCCCGCTCATGGTCCGGGCCATCCGCCTCGGGATCGAGTCGGTGGACCGGCGCCTGGAAGAGGCGGCCCGGACACTGGGCGCGACCCCCGCGCGCTCGCTGTTTACCGTCACCCTGCCGCTGGCGGCGCCGGGCCTGCTCACCGGGGCGCTGTTGGCTTTTGCGCGCTGCCTGGGCGAATTCGGCGCCACGATCACTTTCGTGTCCAACGTCCCCGGGCAGACCCGGACCCTTCCGCTGGCGATCTACACGCTGCTGCAGGCGCCCGAAGGCGAGACCGCCGCAGCGTGGCTGGCTGGGGTATCGCTGGCTCTGGCCATCGTGGCGCTGGCGGCGTCGGAGCTGGCCGCGCGCGCTGTGCGCAAGCGCCTGAACTGA
- the modC gene encoding molybdenum ABC transporter ATP-binding protein produces the protein MLKIDARRKLAEFEWQGRLEIRPGVTALFGQSGAGKTSLVNMVAGLLAPDEGEIAIGGTCVFSSRKGVNLPPERRPVGVVFQDGRLFPHLSVRGNLQYGRPRGRRSSPALDQVVELLELEALLGRRPMSLSGGEQQRVAIGRALLTAPDVLLLDEPLAGLDGERRGEVLDFLERLKRDSDRIIVYVTHRMEEVVRLADRLVLIDRGEVRSSGGLQDLLGRPELQAVIGQRTAGALLRCRIEQIDDGDGLSRLSCSGHTLLLPRLDLQSGSEGVPPSPSAGRARSQGADIVLQVRAGDVSLSLEPPRRSSVLNVMKGTVERVVQEDGALADVVVDVGQTLWARVTRRSVRELGLSPGVEIYATIKAASLYSAN, from the coding sequence ATGCTGAAGATCGACGCACGCAGGAAACTGGCCGAATTCGAGTGGCAGGGCCGGCTCGAGATCCGGCCCGGCGTTACCGCCCTTTTCGGCCAGTCCGGCGCGGGCAAGACTTCGCTGGTGAACATGGTCGCCGGCCTGCTCGCGCCGGACGAAGGCGAGATCGCGATCGGCGGGACCTGCGTGTTCTCGAGCCGCAAGGGCGTAAACCTGCCGCCCGAGCGGCGGCCCGTGGGCGTCGTCTTTCAGGACGGAAGGCTGTTCCCTCATCTGAGCGTGCGCGGGAACCTCCAGTACGGCCGCCCCCGCGGACGGCGGTCCTCGCCGGCCCTTGACCAAGTCGTCGAACTACTGGAACTCGAGGCGCTGCTCGGGCGGCGGCCGATGAGTCTTTCCGGAGGCGAACAACAGCGCGTGGCGATCGGGCGGGCGTTGCTTACAGCGCCGGACGTGCTGCTGCTGGACGAGCCGCTTGCCGGGCTGGACGGAGAGCGCCGTGGGGAAGTGCTGGATTTTCTCGAGCGGCTCAAGCGGGACAGCGACCGGATCATCGTGTACGTAACGCATCGCATGGAGGAGGTGGTGCGGCTGGCCGACCGCCTGGTCCTGATCGATCGTGGCGAGGTGCGGTCGTCCGGGGGGCTTCAGGACCTGCTGGGCCGCCCGGAATTGCAGGCGGTAATAGGCCAGCGCACGGCGGGAGCGCTGCTGCGTTGCCGGATCGAGCAAATCGACGACGGCGACGGCTTGAGCCGACTGTCGTGTTCCGGACACACCCTGTTACTGCCGCGGCTGGACTTGCAGTCCGGAAGCGAAGGCGTCCCGCCTTCGCCGAGCGCGGGACGCGCTCGCTCTCAGGGGGCGGACATCGTGCTGCAGGTTCGGGCCGGAGACGTTTCGCTGTCTCTGGAACCGCCACGCCGAAGCAGCGTGTTGAACGTGATGAAGGGCACGGTCGAGCGGGTCGTGCAGGAAGACGGCGCGCTTGCCGACGTGGTCGTCGACGTGGGCCAGACCCTGTGGGCGCGCGTCACCCGGCGCTCGGTGAGGGAACTCGGCCTGTCGCCCGGCGTGGAGATCTACGCCACGATCAAGGCCGCTTCGCTTTACTCCGCAAACTGA